A section of the Centropristis striata isolate RG_2023a ecotype Rhode Island chromosome 7, C.striata_1.0, whole genome shotgun sequence genome encodes:
- the inpp5jb gene encoding phosphatidylinositol 4,5-bisphosphate 5-phosphatase A, with amino-acid sequence MDQDNPNQNQTQEDNPKGAAEASPKSPAPASDTAAPATGPTADQTAAPARPRRPQRSARIEGSVDISEPRAVPKAEAETEAEAEPTPVANQEECTPDGSVASRPKPSRPGAVKNFGPSPRPGPKGAGHHPVRAASVPHAPASRPVAPHLNPHAQRAFSVAGTADTQAQTVEDFRLHIITWNVGSATPPDDITSLLGLNVGDGNTDMYIIGLQEVNSMINKRLKDVLFTDQWSEVCMERLSPFGYVLVTSQRMQGLLLLIFAKYFHLPFLRGVQTETTRTGLGGYWGNKGGVSARMTAFGHTICFLNCHLPAHMENSEQRMEDFESILQQQQFEGQAATGVLDHDVVFWFGDLNFRIDDLDMQVVKSAIDNNKFAMLLEKDQLNMAKDSETVLEGFQEGPLKFSPTYKFDVGTDTYDTSGKKRKPAWTDRILWRLRATATAGTAISAGKRGSISGLTSGTKVTQHCYRSHMEYTVSDHKPVSSIFTLQFPYRVDVPLVTIIVEDEWNSIADATAKFKLVASYPRSSWDWIGLYKVGFKHHKDYVGYVWAKQEENDFTRQEHQVTFTEEELPKGSGDFILGYYSNNMSTIVGVTEPFQIQLPTTGVDASSSDSSDFSSEDDSTVVLMKTRSRSPSPRRAKHRSHSRGSPSRGSPSRSGSPAQFKIKMLDVPDGSPSSSSTTTTTTTATAESESTGRPAEGSSSQVSAPLEKEKDTEGSGV; translated from the exons ATGGACCAAGATAATCCGAACCAAAACCAGACGCAAGAAGACAACCCAAAGGGAGCAGCAGAAGCTTCACCAAAATCTCCAGCTCCAGCATCAGATACAGCGGCTCCAGCCACAGGCCCCACTGCCGATCAGACTGCGGCTCCTGCCAGGCCTCGACGGCCCCAGAGGAGCGCCAGAATAGAGGGTTCTGTGGACATCTCCGAACCCAGAGCTGTGCCCAAAGCTGAAGCAGAAACTGAAGCAGAAGCTGAACCCACTCCAGTGGCTAACCAGGAAGAGTGCACTCCTGATGGCTCTGTTGCAAGTCGCCCAAAACCCTCTCGGCCTGGAGCAGTCAAAAACTTCGGGCCCAGCCCTAGGCCTGGTCCTAAAGGAGCCGGCCACCATCCAGTTAGGGCTGCCTCGGTCCCCCACGCACCTGCCAGCAGGCCTGTGGCTCCCCACCTGAACCCTCATGCACAGAGAGCCTTCTCTGTAGCAGGTACAGCTGACACTCAGGCCCAGACTGTGGAAGACTTCAG GCTGCACATCATCACTTGGAACGTGGGTTCGGCCACGCCACctgatgacatcacttcctTGCTGGGGCTGAATGTGGGTGATGGaaacacagacatgtacatTATCGG GCTGCAGGAAGTGAACTCTATGATTAACAAAAGGCTGAAAGATGTCCTCTTCACAGACCAGTGGAGCGAGGTCTGCATGGAGAGACTCAGCCCCTTTGGATATGTGCTG GTGACGTCCCAGCGGATGCAGGGGTTGTTACTGCTCATCTTTGCCAAATACTTCCATCTGCCATTCCTCCGCGGAGTCCAGACTGAGACCACCCGCACTGGCCTGGGGGGTTACTGG GGAAATAAAGGTGGTGTGAGCGCCCGCATGACAGCATTCGGACACACCATCTGCTTCCTCAACTGTCACCTGCCGGCCCACATGGAAAACTCGGAGCAGCGCATGGAGGACTTCGAGAgcatcctgcagcagcagcagtttgagGGCCAAGCTGCCACCGGGGTTCTTGACCATGA TGTGGTGTTCTGGTTTGGAGATCTGAATTTCCGCATTGATGACCTGGATATGCAAGTGGTAAAATCAGCCATCGATAACAACAAGTTTGCAATGTTGTTGGAAAAGGATCAG CTCAATATGGCCAAAGACAGCGAGACAGTATTGGAGGGTTTCCAAGAGGGGCCGCTGAAATTCTCTCCTACCTACAAGTTTGACGTTGGAACGGATACATACGACACAAG TGGGAAGAAGCGTAAACCAGCTTGGACTGACCGGATCCTGTGGCGCCTGAGAGCCACTGCTACTGCCGGCACAGCCATCAGCGCAGGGAAACGTGGCTCCATTTCAGGGCTGACAAGTGGAACCAAAGTGACACAACACTGCTACCGAAGTCACATGGAGTACACCGTCAGTGACCACAAACCGGTCTCCTCCATCTTTACCCTGCAG ttCCCGTACAGGGTGGATGTTCCACTGGTCACAATCATAGTGGAGGATGAGTGGAATAGTATTGCTGATGCCACAGCAAAATTCAAACTGGTGGCCAGTTACCCTCGCAGCTCCTGGGACTGGATCGGTCTGTACAAG GTGGGTTTCAAGCACCATAAGGACTATGTGGGGTATGTGTGGGCAAAGCAAGAAGAAAATGATTTTACTCGGCAAGAACATCAG GTAACCTTTACTGAAGAGGAATTGCCCAAAGGCTCAGGGGACTTTATCTTGGGTTACTATAGCAACAACATGAGCACCATTGTGGGTGTAACGGAGCCATTTCAG ATCCAGCTTCCCACAACAGGCGTTGACGCCAGTTCTTCTGACAGCTCTGACTTCAGCTCAGAGGACGACAGCACTGTTGTCCTCATGAAGACAAGGTCCCGCAGTCCCAGCCCACGCAGGGCCAAGCACCGCAGCCACAGTCGCGGCAGTCCCAGCCGCGGCAGTCCCAGCCGCTCTGGCAGTCCAGCGcagttcaaaataaaaatgctcgACGTTCCTGATGGTTCTccatccagcagcagcaccaccaccaccaccaccaccgcaaCAGCTGAAAGTGAGTCCACAGGACgcccagcagagggcagcagcaGCCAGGTGTCTGCTCCtttggagaaagaaaaagacacggAGGGTTCAGGGGTGTGA